DNA sequence from the Nicotiana tomentosiformis chromosome 3, ASM39032v3, whole genome shotgun sequence genome:
TAAAATAAGGGATCAAAATCAGGTGAGtgaaaagaaaagcaaaatatTGAGAGGAAAAAATAAGAGCGCCAATAAGCAGCAACTTTATAAGCCgtaatgaaacatgaagccttccaaaagcatgttagaagtGGTGTTATTGTTAGGAGCATGGCatattacgtgtgattcatatatgtaaaatgcttaaccctaacacgtttgtagTCTCTTATCTactaagcttaaggtggttggtttgtggtgacaCTGGCAACACATTATTACTTCACCATATCTAAAGGAAAGGTAATATTGGCTAACAATATGAAATCGAGTTGGTCAAtgacgacccccagggtcaaTTAGTTGACCAAGTGTCGGAGGAAGTAAGAAGATTGAAACAACAATTGTCTCATGTGTATTAGGCTTGGGTCTCCAGCCAGCCTTCACCTTaaggtccctcagagggaacttccaccgtatcCCCGGCTATTCAACCATCGCTCGCCACATTGAGTgatcacattctaccaccaggATATGTGCCAAACTACAACTTCCTTTTCGCCCATGGTACCTCCAATGTACAACATCTAGCTGCACCGGTTAGGAACACCCCTCTCGTTAGGTCTGGTGCGCCAAGTGTATACAATCCCACCACCAAATCCTGTGATGAGGCCAAACAtcgagccaccatctcatgcttatgatgtcTAATACTTCTCTCTAGATATGGTTTTCAGGGTCTTATCTCCAtacaatcagactcctcagtacgagtcaccagaGGAAATTGAAAAGGTTGCCCAGACAGGTAAGCCAGATGAGATGGCCAGAAAAATAAAAAGTCTTGAGcaaaacataaagaacatacaaggactaggtgATCACGAAAGTGTCTCattcagtgatctatgcatgttcctTCACATCCATTTGCAACTAGGGTTCATGACCCcgaaatttgagaaatatgatggacacgaCAATCCTATCGCCCACTTTCTGCAACTAGCTGAGGGGCGCACGAAGAAAAGAAGAGTTGTCGATGGATTATTTTGGGGAGAGTCTGGTGGGAGTCACCTCTGAATGGTTCGTTggccaagatatctctcactggcatgtttgGGACGACGTGGCTCAAGCATTCTTCAAATAATTTCagtacaacattgatattgcAGTAGATcacaattccctgtccaatatgaagaaaaagccgactgaaagctttatagagtatgccattaaatggagagagcaagcgactagagttaagccacccatggataaccacgagttgaacTCTATTTTTTTGGAGGCTCAAAAGCCTGATTTCtttcaaaacatgatgtccgtcatgggtagaccttttgcagaAGCAATCAAGATAGGGGAAATGGTCGAGAATGACCTCAAGACTGGCCAAATTATAAGTCAAGAAGCGCTTATAGCCACCACCCAAGCAATCCAAAATGGGTCAGGATGCCTTGCAAACCGAAAGAAGAAAGATAAGGATGGCATCATAGTATAAAAGAGCCAAATGGGAGCATCTCTACAATATAGGAAGTCTCATCAAGTTTCCTATGGTTCCCACTAGATCTACCATCCATCCCCATATCCTCGATACTCAGTTGCTCCACAGTATGCAACATTCAATGCTCAGTCTTATGCCAAACCATCCAATTGCTAATAGATGTGGGCCCCAACTCCAAGAGACCTCTATCCGCGACAACATAACGTTCAATCACCCTACAACCCTCGTCCAAAACAAGAGTATGAAGGGAACATAAGCAGAGGGATGATTTCACACCGATCGTAGAATCCCACACAAGTTTGtttgaaaggttgaaacattatgATGTGATTGAGCCGCTTTAAGGGTATGTTTCGAATCCATATGCAAAAGGTTTTGACCCTGCTGTACGGTGCGTGTACTATTCTAATGTGCAGTGGTATAACACTGAGGATTGTCGGGCTTTGAAAAGTAAATAGAAATGATGATTCAAGAAGGAATGTCATGGTCCAAGATAATGGCACCCTAAACGTCTTGACAAATCATACATTGTTCGGATGATTTACAATATGGAGATGGTTTGGTGAAATAGTCAAGAACATGTCCACGCAAGGCAATCAAAATTGTTGAAGGTCCTATTTGAGACTGATGTGCAAATTCGTAGCTGTTTGCCAGAAAGGAGACTTGGTAACTTATTTTGtcattatttctctcattttgctTATTTTAAGGTTGTAATCCAGATGTTGTTTGTTTGTCCTATCATCAAACCTCTATATActttaatcaataaaatacaaCTTTTTTTCTTTGTGTCATTTTATTCCATTGTGTTTAGTTCTTCTTGCATATATAGTTCTTTTCACGCCAATTTtggtgacatgacatgcatgcggagcttttggctagattttagAAAGCCTGTCCAATCTTGAATTGAATCGAGGAAAAACTCTTGGAGGACAAGAGGTTGAAAAACTTTGATGATAAGCCCGTGTCAAGATCACATGGAACCGAAATAGTCATATCCGTATAGGTTAAAGATGTTTATCCCAAACCTATCATGAATACTGGATTAAGGATAATTAAAAGTTTTGAAGTTTGGTTGGACTAATCAGTAAAAGGTTTTTTGCCATGGCCTTCCATAATCTAATCATATCAGGGAAGATGACCCAAATCTCCAAAGAAGGTGCATTCCAGAGAATTTAAAATAGATTAGTTGGTACTGAAGTCCATCATTTCACATCAAGATAAAGATCAAGCAAAGGTGGTTCCAATTTGTCAAAGGTCATTTGTTGCAAAGAAGATATTGACTATGGAGCTACACAACTAGCAAAACCAATAAGATAGTCATTTTCACCAATGCCGAACCTGAGAAGAGATAGTATGTTTGGTATTCTTCAGGATGGGAGGATATTTTTCTGTTACCTAAATACTTTATACCCTTCCTCACCCCTTTTGAgcttgttttatttttctttgacccCCCGTCTTTGGAATCAACTATAGAGTCAAAGTCCAAAAACAAAGCGTCAAAGATCCATGCCACCAGAAAATAGAAGCTGGGTCAATctgtttaaaaaaaaagaagaaaaggaaaagagagaaaaaagaaagaaaagtgatgGAAAATATTCCCCAATATCTGAAACTGGGGtagaatttattttatgttattaTAAAGAGTCGATTCCAATAGATGTAAGTATACAACCTCGTCATCTTAAATCTATTTTGAGCCTTCATGCGACCTTTTCTTTCTAACCCTATccaaaatccttccaaataaagacctcccaATTAGTATTTAAGAATGCCAACGAAAGCACACAATAAGCAACAATTTTCACACGACATAGAACAGTGTCAAATTGCTTGCACAAAAAGAAAAAACGATAATGAAAAAaaatgagagtcttattggtgaaaaccctcataggcactgtaaggcgatagtagagataaataaatgagagaggctAGTTTGTGAAAACCTTTCGGGGCACTACTGGTCAAAGGTGAGCTGTGATTTGATGCAAATGATTGGCACAAAAAGGCTAACTTCAAATACAAAAGGGAACAACAAGAAGAAAGGATAGATTAGTTGGATAGATTTGTCTGctcagtccaaaatgcatgtcatgatcattaaaaTTGGACATTCAAAAGATTCCATTCTTTCTTTCCCCCAAAAGCGGCATTTTTAGTTAAATACTATTCTTTCTCACTTTTACATCGCGTCATTGTGTCtatttgcattattatttttagtcAGTCTTTGTTAAAAC
Encoded proteins:
- the LOC138908237 gene encoding uncharacterized protein produces the protein MVFRVLSPYNQTPQYESPEEIEKVAQTVDHNSLSNMKKKPTESFIEYAIKWREQATRVKPPMDNHELNSIFLEAQKPDFFQNMMSVMGRPFAEAIKIGEMVENDLKTGQIISQEALIATTQAIQNGSGCLANRKKKDKDGIIV